CGGATCTCGCAGTACGCCCTCTCCGGCAACGCCAACCAGCGCTTCCAGCTCCAGCGCGTCTGACACCGGTGGCGGAACGGCCCGTCCGGCTCCGGACGGGCCGTTCCGCTACTCCTGCGCCCTGCCCCCGGTCACCCGGGACAGCGCCAGCGCCACGAGGATGATCGCCCCGTTGAGGGCACCGATCCACTGGGCGGGCACCCCGCCGAGGGTGAGCACGTTCTGGATCAGGAACAGCAGCAGGATGCCGGTGAAGGCGCCGAACACCGTGCCCCGGCCCCCGTTCAGGCTGATCCCGCCGATGACGGCCGCGGCGAAGACGGTGAAGATGTAGCCGTTGCCCTGGGCCGAGGCCACCGACGCCAGGCGCCCGGACAGCATCAGGCCGCTGAGCGCGGCGAGCAGGCTCGCGGTGACGATGACGATCCACAGCACCCGGTCGGTGCGGATGCCGGCCGCCTTCGCCGCGTCGGCGTTGCCGCCGATCGCGTACAGGGCGCGGCCGAAGCCGGTGAAGCCGAGGACCACGCCGCCGAGGGCGAACAGGGCCAGGCACACCCACACCGACGCGGGCACCCCGAACCACTGCGCGGTGCCGAGGTAGAGCATGGACTCCGGGAGGCCGAAGAACGTCTGGCCGCCGGAGATGCCGGTCAGGGTGCCGCGCAGCACGATCAGCATGCCCAGCGTCACGACGAAGCCGTTGAGCCCGAAGCGGATGACGAACAGGGCGTTGACCACGCCGACCAGCACGCCGACGGCCAGCGCCACGGGCACCGACCAGCCGCCCGGCAGCAGGCCGAGGCCGTGGCCCGCGCCGGCGGGCACCGCCAGCCACGCGGCGACGCCGGGGGCGAGGCCGACCGTGGACTCCAGCGACAGGTCCATCTTCCCGACGACCAGCACCATCGCCTGCGCCAGCACGAGCACCGCGATCTCGGACATGGTCTGGAGCACGTTGAGGAGGTTGTCGACCCGCAGGAACACCGGGCTGACCACCTGGCCGACGACCGCGATCGCCAGGATCGCCGGCACCAGCGCCAGGTCCCGCAGCCGGCCGGCCGCGATCCGCCTGCGGCCCGTCGGGCGGCCCTCCTCGTCGCCGCCGGCCGGGCCGTGCACGGCGGTCGCGGTCTCAACCATCGGGGTCCACCCCTTCCATCGCGGCCACCAGGTCGTGCTCGTGCCAGCCGGCGGTCATCTCCGCCACCACGCGGCCCTGGAACACCACCAGGACCCGGTCGCACATGCGCAGGTCGTCGAGCTCGTCGGAGGCGACGAGCACGCCGGCGCCGGACCCGGCGACCTCCTCGACCTTGTCCAGCAGGAACTCCTTGGACCGCACGTCGACGCCGGCGGTCGGGTCGACCAGGACCAGCAGCCGGGGGTCGTTGGCCAGCGCCCGCGCCAGGACGACCTTCTGCTGGTTGCCGCCGGAGAGGTCGGCGACCGGGGTACCCGGGCCGGGCGCCTTGATCGCGAGGTTCGCGATCATCCGCCGGGCGAACGCGTCGCGGCGGCGGCCGTCGACGAACCCGGCGGGCCCGAGCCGGTCCGGGACGGTCAGCGTGCAGTTGTCCGCGACGGACATGCCCGGCACGAGGCCCTGGTGGTGCCGGTCGCGGGGGACGAACCCGACGCCGGCCCGCAGCGCGGCGGGGACGCTGCCCGGCCGGGGCCGGGACCCGGCGACCAGGACCGCGCCCGCGGCGGCGGTCCGCAGCCCGGCGACGGTCTCCGCGATCGCGACGCGACCGCTGCTCGCCGCGCCCGCCAGGCCCACCACCTCCCCCGCGCGGACCCGGAACGACACGTCCCGGTACGCGCCGGGCAGGGACGCGCCGACCACGTCGAGCACCACCTCGGCGTCGCCCGGCGGTCGACCGCGCGCCCGGCGGGCCCCCGGCGCGGCGTCGCCGGTCATGGCCGCGACCAGCGCCGACCGCGACAGCTCCGCCACCGGCGCGGTCAGCACGTGCCGGGCGTCGCGGAACACCGTCACCGCGTCGCACAGCTCGTAGACCTCGTGGAGGTGGTGGCTGATGTAGAGGAACGCGACGCCCTGCCGGCGGAGGTCGTCGACCCGGCCGAACAGCCGGCCGATGGCCGCCGAGTCGAGCTGGGCGGTCGGCTCGTCCAGGACGACGAAGCGGGCCCCGAACGACAGCGCCCTGGCGATCTCGACGAACTGCCGCCGCTCGACGTCCAGCTCACCCGCCGGGGTGCGCACGTCCACGTCGACCGACCAGGTCTCCAGCAGCTCCCGCGCCCTGCGGTGCACGGTCCGCCAGTCGATCAGCCCGGTGCGGCCCCGGTCGTACCGGTTGAGGAACAGGTTCTCCGCCACGGTCAGCCCGGGGATGATCGTGGACCGCTGGTAGACGCACGCCACCCGCCGCCGCCAGGCGGCGCGGTCGGCGAGCCGGGGCGCGGGCTCGCCGCCGAAGGCCACCTCGCCCTCGTCCGGTGCCCGCAGGCCGGTGAGGACGGACACCAGGGTGGACTTGCCCGCCCCGTTGCGCCCGACCAGCGCGTGGACCTGCCCGGCCTCGACCCGGATCGAGGCCCCGCGCAGCGCCACGGTGGACCCGAAGCGCTTGGTGATGCCCCTCGCCTCGGCGACGGGCGTGGTCGTGGCCATCTCGCGCACCGCCTCCCGGTCAGCCGCGCTCGTTGCCCCACAGGGACCGGTCGTCGTGCTTGAGGCTCGGCACGCCGTCGTAGGTGCCGCCGTCCGCGGTGACCAGCGGGGCGGGGAGCTGGTCCTCCAGCACGCCGTCGCGCACCTGGACGATCGTGCTGCCGTGGTCGGTCGCGCCCGGCGCGAAGCTCCTGCCGTCGATGGCGGCCTTCAGGTAGTGCAGGGCGTACTCGGCGTAGAGGTCGGCGGGTTGCGACACGGTGGCGTCGATCCGGCCGCCGGCGATGTCCGCCAGCTCCTGGGGGATGCCGTCGTTGGAGACCACGAACACGTGCCGGGGGTCGTCCGGGCCGACCAGCAGGTCCTTCTGCCTGAGCACCTGGAGGGTCCCGGCGAGCGCGAAGCTCGACTGCATGTAGACGCCCCGGATGCCCGGGTGGGCGGTCAGGTCGGTCTGGAGCTTCTGGGCCGCGACCGCGCCGTCCCAGTTGGTGGCCTCGCCGTAGACGGTGATGCCGGGGTAATTGGCCTTCATGCAGTCGTTGAACGCCTCGGTGCGGTCCCGGCCGTTGACCGAGGCGAGGTCGCCCTGGAGCATCACGACCTCGCCCTTGCCGCCGAGCTTGGCGCCGAGGAACCGGCACGCCTTCTCGCCGTAGGCCCGGTTGTCGGCGCGGACGACCATGAACACCCGGCCGGTGTCGGGGCGCGTGTCCACGGCGACCACCGGGATCTTCCTGGCCTCCAGCTGCGCCAGCGTCGGCGCGATGGCGGCGGTGTCCTGCGGTGCCATCGCGACGCCCTTGACGCCCTGGCTGATGAACGCCTGGGCGTTGGCGGTGAGCTTGGCGACGTCGTTCTGCGAGTTGGTGGTCCTGAGCTCCAGGCCGAGCGCGTCGGCGAACCCCGGGGTGTAGCCGATGTAGGAGTTCCAGAAGTCGGTGTCGGACCGGGGGTAGTCGACGCCGACCACCGGGGCGCCGGAGCCGGGCTGCCCGGCGTCCGGGGAACCGCAGGCGGCGAGGGCGAGGGCAAGGACGGCTGCGACGCGGAAGCGGGTGGTCACGGCGTTCCTCCCAGGGCCAACCGGCACCATGACATGGGATGAATCTTCGATCCGCGGGCGGAGCGCTGTCCATACCAGCCGACCGATTGCGCCGCAGGTCCACCCGGATGGCCTGACAGGACAAGGACTTCGACCTCGCAGCCGCGAACACCCGGACGGCCGAGTCCTTCCGGGAGATGGGATGTCTTGTTAGCCTGCCGCCGCACACCCGCACGGGACCGGGGAGTCCGATGTCGCTGACCGACAAGGCGATCGACCGGATCAGGGACCTGATCCGGTCCGGCGAGCTGCCGCCGGGGGCCAAGCTGCCGCCCGAGCAGCAGTTGGCCGCCGAGCTGGGCCTGTCCCGGAACCTGATGCGGGAGGCGGTCAAGGCGCTGGTCCTCGCGCGGGTGCTGGAGATCCGGCGGGGCGACGGCACCTACGTGACCAGCCTGGGCCCGGAGGTGCTGCTCGGGGGCGTCGCGTCCGCCGTGGAGCTGCTGCGGGGCGAGACGCTGCTGGAGCTGACCGAGGTGCGCAGGCTGCTCGAACCGGTCGCCACCGGCCTCGCGGCCACCCGCATCTCGCGCCGCCAGCTCGACGAGGTCGGGCGGCACCTGGACGCGATGCGCGCCGCCCGGGACGACGTGGAGCTGCTCAACCGGCACGACGCCGCGTTCCACCGGGCGGTGGTCGCCGCCACCGGCAACGCGGCCCTGGCCACCCTGCTGGAGGGCATCTCCGGCCGCACCCTGCGCGCCAGGGTGTGGCGGGGGCTGGCCGACGGCGACGCGGCGGACCGCACGCTCGCCGAGCACCAGGCGATCCACGACGCCCTGGCCGACCGCGACGCCGCCCTGGCCCAGGCCGCGGCCCTCGTGCACGTCAACACGACCGAGAGGTGGCTGCGCGAGCACCTGGCGCCGGCCGGGCGGGAGGCGACGTGACCAGGATCGACGCGCACCACCACCTCTGGCGGCTCCGGCCGGGGGCACCGGGCGGACCGGGGCCGGGCCGCCGGGCCCACGAGTGGCTGGCCGGGCCGGGGTCGGCCGCGATCCGCCGCGACTTCACCCTGGACGACCTCTCCCCCGTCGCCTCGGCGGCGGGGATCGACCGGACGGTCCTGGTCCAGGTCCTCCCGGAGGTCGCCGAGACGGCGGAGTTCCTGTCCCTGGCGGACGGGAGCGACGGGCTGGTGGCCGGTGTCGTCGGGTGGGTCGACCTCACCGACGACGGCGTGGGCGACGCGCTCGCCGCCCTGCGCGCGGGCCCCGGCGGCGACCTGCTCGTCGGCGTGCGGCACCTGGTGCAGGGCGAGGCGGACCCGCGCTGGTTGGCCCGGCCGGACGTGCGGCGCGGGCTGCGCGCGGTGGCGGGCGCGGGGCTGGTCTACGACCTGCTCGTCCTCGTCCACCAGCTGCCCGCGGCCATCGAGGTCGTGCGCGCGCTGCCCGGGGCGACGTTCGTCCTGGACCACCTCGCCAAGCCCCCGATCGCCGCCGGCGGGCGCGAGCCGTGGGAGTCCCGCATCCGCGAGCTGGCCGCCGAGCCGAACGTCGCCTGCAAGCTGTCGGGCATGGTCACCGAGGCCGACCACGCCGGGTGGACCGCGGCGGACCTGCGCCCGTACGCCGACGTGGTGCTGGACGCGTTCGGCCCGTCGCGGGTGATGTTCGGCTCCGACTGGCCGGTGTGCCTGCTCGCCGGCTCGTACCGGGAGGTCGTCGCGGCGGCCGAGGAGCTGACCGCCGGGCTCACCGCCGCCGAGCGCGACGAGGTCTTCGGCGGCACGGCCGCCCGCGTCTACCGGCTGCCGGGACAACGGCGCTGAGAGCGCCTCGCCCATAACGGGCACAACGGGTCGAAACGGCGGCGCAACCCAAATCGACCCTCCTCCACGTCACCTTTGACGGGTGGTCGCACCAATGCGCTGCGACCCGGTCCACCGCTCTGCACGGTAACCATCCCCGCGAGGTCCGGTCAACGCTCCCGGACAGCTAAAATGTTTGCGTTAACTTTAGCTCGTCCTGCGGAATTCGCCGTCGAACGGCGTTCGACCAGGCTGCGCCGCCGGGGGCGCCGCCGCGCGCCCGACCGCACGCCCGCCGGCCGCGACACGGGGTCCCACCTGCACGAAACATTTTCGGCGCACCTTGACCGGCCCTGCGCCATCGTTCACAGTCTGAGAGGCACGACGCGTACCCGCGGTGACGACTACCGCACCCCAGCGCCCTCCCCTTTGCGCCGAGGAGGTTGGACCTCTTAATTGTTAGCGTTAACAGCAAAGCTCTGAATCAACGTCCCAATCCGTGAGGACACGTGATGAACCATTCGATGCGAGCGGTCAATCGACCGGCGCCCGCGCGGCGGTCGAGAACAACGGCGTTGCTGCTCGTGACGGGCCTGGTCGCCACCATGATGGCGGTGGCGTTCACCGGCTCGGCCCAGGCGGGCACGACGCTGGGCACGGCGGCGGCGGAGAAGGGCCGCTACTTCGGCGCCGCCATCGCGGCGGGCAGGCTCGGCGACTCGACCTACGTGAACATCCTCAACCGGGAGTTCAACAGCGTCACGCCCGAGAACGAGATGAAGATGGACGCGACCGAGCCCAACCAGGGCCAGTTCACGTTCACCAACGGCGACCGGATCGCCAACCACGCCCTCAGCCGGGGCATGAAGGTGCGCGGCCACACGCTGGCCTGGCACGCCCAGCAGCCCGGCTGGATGCAGCGCATGGAGGGCTCGGCGCTGCGCCAGGCGCTGGTCAACCACATCAGCCGGGTCGCGTCCTACTACAAGGGCAAGATCTACGCCTGGGACGTGGTCAACGAGGCGTTCGCCGACGGCGGCAGCGGCGGCCGGCGCGACTCGAACCTCCAGCGCACCGGCAACGACTGGATCGAGGTCGCCTTCCGCACCGCCCGCGCCGCCGACCCGGGCGCGAAGCTGTGCTACAACGACTACAACACCGACGGCATCAACGCCAAGTCCACCGGCATCTACAACATGGTGCGGGACTTCAAGTCCCGGGGCGTGCCGATCGACTGCGTGGGCTTCCAGTCGCACCTGACCAACTCGGCCCCCTCGGACTACCAGGCCAACCTGCAGCGCTTCGCCGACCTCGGCGTCGACGTCCAGATCACCGAGCTGGACATCTCCGGCTCCAACCAGGCCAACGCCTACGCCGCCGTCACCCGCGCGTGCCTGGCCGTGGCCCGCTGCACCGGCATCACCGTCTGGGGCATCCGCGACAGCGACTCCTGGCGCACCGGCCAGAACCCGCTGCTGTTCGACGCCTCGGGCAACAAGAAGGCCGCCTACACCTCGGTCCTCAACGCCCTCAACGGCGGCACCACCACCCCGCCGGGGACGATCGACACCACCGCGTGGTACGCGCTGGTCAACCGCGGCAGCGGCAAGGCCCTCGACGTCTACAACCTCTCCACCGCCGACGGCGCCCGGATCACCCAGTGGACCCGCAACGACGGCAACAACCAGCAGTGGCAGTTCGTCGACTCCGGCGGCGGCTACTACCGGGTGAAGTCCCGGCTGTCGGGCAAGGTGCTCGACGTCTACAACTTCTCCACCGCCGACGGCGGCTCCGTCGTCCAGTGGACCGACGGCAACGGCACCAACCAGCAGTTCCTGGTCACCGTCTCCGACGGCTACGCCAAGCTGGTCAACCGCAACAGCGGCAAGGCCGTCGAGGTGCAGGGCGCCTCGACCGCCGACGGCGCCAACGTCGTCCAGTACAGCGACTGGGGTGGCACCAACCAGCAGTGGCAACTCGTCCGCGTCGGCTGATCCGCCCCGGACACCGCAAGGAGCACTTCCCCTGCCAACCGACCCCGGGGCCCCGCACGCCGTGCGGGGCCCGGGCCGCATCCCCGCCCGGCGCGGCGGGCAAGGAGCTGTCATGTCCCTCCCCGATCAACTGCCAGGGCGCCTCGCGCGCCGACGTGCCCGGTGGTCGCGGGTGGCCGCGGTGCTGGCCGCGGTCGCCCTCGGAGGTGCGATGGTCATCGCGGGCTCGGCGACCGGCTCGGCCGCCACCGTTGACACGAACGCGTGGTACGTCCTGGTCAACCGCGGCAGCGGCAAGGCGTTGGACGTCTACAACCTCTCCACCGCCGACGGCGGCCGCATCACCCAGTGGACCCGCAACGACGGCAACAACCAGCAGTGGCAGTTCGTCGACTCCGGCGGCGGCTACTACCGCCTCAAATCACGCCACTCCGGCAAGGTCCTCGACGTACCCGGCTCCTCCACCGCCGACGGCGCCGCCATCCAGCAGTGGACCGACGGCAACGGCACCAACCAGCAGTTCCGGCTGGCCGACTCCGACGGCGGCTACGTGCGGCTGATCAACCGCAACAGCAACAAGGCCGTCGAGGTCCAGAACGCCGCCACCAACGACGGCGCGAACATCGTCCAGTACAACGACTGGGGCGGCACCAACCAGCAGTGGCAGCTCGTCCGCCTGGGCACCGGCCCCACCACGACGACGACCACGACCACGACGACGTCGCAGCAGCCGGGTGGCCAGTTCACCAACCCGGTGGTGTGGCAGGACTTCGCCGACGTGGAGGTGATCCGGGTCGGGGAGGTCTACTACATGACCGCCTCCACCATGCACTACTCGCCCGGCGCGCCGATCCTGCGCTCCTACGACCTGGTCAACTGGGAGTTCGCCGGCCACTCCGTGCCCTCGCTGGACTTCGGCACCAAGTACGACCTCACCAACGGGCAGCGGGCCTACGTCAACGGCATCTGGGCGTCGACCCTGCAGTACCGGCCGTCGAACCGGACCTACTACTGGGCCGGGTGCATCGACTTCAACGACACCTACATCTACACCGCCACCAGCGTCGAGGGCCCCTGGAACCGGCACGCCCAGATCGACAACTGCTACTACGACGCCGGCATGCTCATCGACGACAACGACACCATGTACGTCGCGTACGGCAACTCCACCATCAGCGTCGCGCAGCTGTCGGCCGACGGGCGCAGCCAGGTCCGCGCGCAGCAGGTGTTCCAGACGCCCTCCAACATCGGCACGCTGGAAGGCTCGCGCTTCTACAAGCGGGGCAACAGCTACTACATCTGGCTGACGCGTCCCGCCAACGGCCAGTACGTCCTCAAGTCCGACAACGGCCCCTTCGGCCCCTACACCGTCCGCCAGGTCCTGCTCGACCTGCCGGGTCCGATCTCCGGCGGCGGCGTGCCCCACCAGGGCGGCCTGGTCCAGACGCAGAACGGCGCCTGGTACTACATGGCGTTCATCGACGCCTACCCCGGCGGCCGCGTCCCCGCGCTGGCCCCGATCACCTGGACCTCGGACGGCTGGCCCACCCTGCAGACGGTCAACGGCCGCTGGGGCGCGAACTACCCCTCGCCGCTGCCCACCCGCCCGGTCAAACCGCTCACCGGCACCGACACCTTCCCGGGCACGGCGCTGGGCCCGCAGTGGGAGTGGAACCACGACCCGGACACCTCCCGCTACTCGGTCAACAACGGCCTGACGCTCCAGACGGCCACGGTCACGGGCGACCTCTACGCGGCCCGCAACACCCTGACCCACCGCATCCAGGGCCCCACCTCCACGGCCACCATCGAGCTGGACTACAGCGCGATGCGCGACGGTGACCGGTCCGGCCTGGCCATGCTGCGCCAGTCCTCGGCCTGGATCGGCGTCAAGCGCGACAACGGCCAGACCCGCGTCTCCATGACCACCGGCCTGGCCATGGACGGCAGTTGGCGCACCACCAGCACCGGCAGCGAGGCGGCGGGCGCCGCGATCTCCGGCGGTCGGATCTGGCTGCGGGTCAACGCCGACATCCGACCCGGCTCCGGGCGCGTCGCCAGGTTCTCCTACAGCACCGACGGCACCAACTTCACCACCCTCGGGCCGACGTTCACCCTCAACAACACCTGGCAGTTCTTCATGGGCTACCGCTTCGGCATCTTCAACCACGCCACCCAGGCCCTCGGCGGCGCGGTGACCGTCCGCAAGTTCGACCTCACCACCCCCTGACCGCCGCCCGAACAACACGAACGGAGGCCCACGTGGTCAAGAGCAGGCTGACGGCCGTCGTCGCCGCGGTGCTGCCGCTCATCGCCGGTCTCGTGCTGGCGGTGGTCGCGCAACCCGCGAACGCGGCGTCGCTGGTGCGGGTGACGAACTTCGGCACCAACCCCACCGGCCTGAACATGTACGTCTACGCACCCGACGCGGTGGCACCACGTCCCGCCCTGCTGGTCATGGTGCACTACTGCGGCGGTTCCGCGAGCGCCGTCCACAACGGCAACGGCCGCGACTACGCCACCGCGGCCGACCGGTACGGGTACGTGATCGTCTACCCGGAGGCCACCCGCGAGGGCCGCTGCTTCGACGTGTCCACGGCCAACGCGTTGCGCCGCAACGGCGGCGGTGACTCCACGGGCATCATGTCGATGGTGTCCTACGCGCGGCAGCGCTACAACGTCGACCCGGGGCGCATCGTCGTGGCCGGCTTCTCGTCCGGCGCGATGATGACCAACGTGCTGGCCGCCCAGTACCCGGACGTGTTCAGCGCGGGCGCGGCGTACTCGGGCGTCCCGGCGGGCTGCTTCGCGACCACCAACGGGTCGCTGTGGAACAGCCAGTGCTCGGGCGGGAACCTGCTGAAGACCCCGCAGCAGTGGGGCGACCAGGCGCGGGCCATGTACCCCGGCTACACCGGGCCGTACCCGCGGATGCAGCTGTGGCACGGCACGACCGACACCACGCTGGCCTACCCGAACTTCGGCGAGGCGCTGGACCAGTGGACCAACCTCCACGGGCTGAGCCGGACGCCGTCGTTCACCGACTACCCGCAGTCGAGCTGGACCCGCACCCGCTACGGCAACACCGGTACCAACGCCACCATCGAGGGCATCAGCATCCAGGGCACCGGCCACACCCTGCCGCAGGCCGGGATGCTCGCGTACTCCATCGCCTTCCTCGG
This portion of the Saccharothrix syringae genome encodes:
- a CDS encoding extracellular catalytic domain type 1 short-chain-length polyhydroxyalkanoate depolymerase — its product is MVKSRLTAVVAAVLPLIAGLVLAVVAQPANAASLVRVTNFGTNPTGLNMYVYAPDAVAPRPALLVMVHYCGGSASAVHNGNGRDYATAADRYGYVIVYPEATREGRCFDVSTANALRRNGGGDSTGIMSMVSYARQRYNVDPGRIVVAGFSSGAMMTNVLAAQYPDVFSAGAAYSGVPAGCFATTNGSLWNSQCSGGNLLKTPQQWGDQARAMYPGYTGPYPRMQLWHGTTDTTLAYPNFGEALDQWTNLHGLSRTPSFTDYPQSSWTRTRYGNTGTNATIEGISIQGTGHTLPQAGMLAYSIAFLGLDRPSTTTTTTTTSTTTTTSTTTTTTTTTTTTTSVPPDACKVTAAVNAWNNGLTETITITSATALNGWQLRFTLPGGQAITGGWSASYSPTTGQVTARNVDYNAQVPAGGSVSIGFQATHTGDDSAAGGFTLNGAPCAAG
- a CDS encoding sugar ABC transporter ATP-binding protein; translation: MATTTPVAEARGITKRFGSTVALRGASIRVEAGQVHALVGRNGAGKSTLVSVLTGLRAPDEGEVAFGGEPAPRLADRAAWRRRVACVYQRSTIIPGLTVAENLFLNRYDRGRTGLIDWRTVHRRARELLETWSVDVDVRTPAGELDVERRQFVEIARALSFGARFVVLDEPTAQLDSAAIGRLFGRVDDLRRQGVAFLYISHHLHEVYELCDAVTVFRDARHVLTAPVAELSRSALVAAMTGDAAPGARRARGRPPGDAEVVLDVVGASLPGAYRDVSFRVRAGEVVGLAGAASSGRVAIAETVAGLRTAAAGAVLVAGSRPRPGSVPAALRAGVGFVPRDRHHQGLVPGMSVADNCTLTVPDRLGPAGFVDGRRRDAFARRMIANLAIKAPGPGTPVADLSGGNQQKVVLARALANDPRLLVLVDPTAGVDVRSKEFLLDKVEEVAGSGAGVLVASDELDDLRMCDRVLVVFQGRVVAEMTAGWHEHDLVAAMEGVDPDG
- a CDS encoding sugar ABC transporter substrate-binding protein; this encodes MTTRFRVAAVLALALAACGSPDAGQPGSGAPVVGVDYPRSDTDFWNSYIGYTPGFADALGLELRTTNSQNDVAKLTANAQAFISQGVKGVAMAPQDTAAIAPTLAQLEARKIPVVAVDTRPDTGRVFMVVRADNRAYGEKACRFLGAKLGGKGEVVMLQGDLASVNGRDRTEAFNDCMKANYPGITVYGEATNWDGAVAAQKLQTDLTAHPGIRGVYMQSSFALAGTLQVLRQKDLLVGPDDPRHVFVVSNDGIPQELADIAGGRIDATVSQPADLYAEYALHYLKAAIDGRSFAPGATDHGSTIVQVRDGVLEDQLPAPLVTADGGTYDGVPSLKHDDRSLWGNERG
- a CDS encoding RICIN domain-containing protein codes for the protein MSLPDQLPGRLARRRARWSRVAAVLAAVALGGAMVIAGSATGSAATVDTNAWYVLVNRGSGKALDVYNLSTADGGRITQWTRNDGNNQQWQFVDSGGGYYRLKSRHSGKVLDVPGSSTADGAAIQQWTDGNGTNQQFRLADSDGGYVRLINRNSNKAVEVQNAATNDGANIVQYNDWGGTNQQWQLVRLGTGPTTTTTTTTTTSQQPGGQFTNPVVWQDFADVEVIRVGEVYYMTASTMHYSPGAPILRSYDLVNWEFAGHSVPSLDFGTKYDLTNGQRAYVNGIWASTLQYRPSNRTYYWAGCIDFNDTYIYTATSVEGPWNRHAQIDNCYYDAGMLIDDNDTMYVAYGNSTISVAQLSADGRSQVRAQQVFQTPSNIGTLEGSRFYKRGNSYYIWLTRPANGQYVLKSDNGPFGPYTVRQVLLDLPGPISGGGVPHQGGLVQTQNGAWYYMAFIDAYPGGRVPALAPITWTSDGWPTLQTVNGRWGANYPSPLPTRPVKPLTGTDTFPGTALGPQWEWNHDPDTSRYSVNNGLTLQTATVTGDLYAARNTLTHRIQGPTSTATIELDYSAMRDGDRSGLAMLRQSSAWIGVKRDNGQTRVSMTTGLAMDGSWRTTSTGSEAAGAAISGGRIWLRVNADIRPGSGRVARFSYSTDGTNFTTLGPTFTLNNTWQFFMGYRFGIFNHATQALGGAVTVRKFDLTTP
- a CDS encoding ABC transporter permease is translated as MVETATAVHGPAGGDEEGRPTGRRRIAAGRLRDLALVPAILAIAVVGQVVSPVFLRVDNLLNVLQTMSEIAVLVLAQAMVLVVGKMDLSLESTVGLAPGVAAWLAVPAGAGHGLGLLPGGWSVPVALAVGVLVGVVNALFVIRFGLNGFVVTLGMLIVLRGTLTGISGGQTFFGLPESMLYLGTAQWFGVPASVWVCLALFALGGVVLGFTGFGRALYAIGGNADAAKAAGIRTDRVLWIVIVTASLLAALSGLMLSGRLASVASAQGNGYIFTVFAAAVIGGISLNGGRGTVFGAFTGILLLFLIQNVLTLGGVPAQWIGALNGAIILVALALSRVTGGRAQE
- a CDS encoding FadR/GntR family transcriptional regulator; translated protein: MSLTDKAIDRIRDLIRSGELPPGAKLPPEQQLAAELGLSRNLMREAVKALVLARVLEIRRGDGTYVTSLGPEVLLGGVASAVELLRGETLLELTEVRRLLEPVATGLAATRISRRQLDEVGRHLDAMRAARDDVELLNRHDAAFHRAVVAATGNAALATLLEGISGRTLRARVWRGLADGDAADRTLAEHQAIHDALADRDAALAQAAALVHVNTTERWLREHLAPAGREAT
- a CDS encoding amidohydrolase family protein, whose amino-acid sequence is MTRIDAHHHLWRLRPGAPGGPGPGRRAHEWLAGPGSAAIRRDFTLDDLSPVASAAGIDRTVLVQVLPEVAETAEFLSLADGSDGLVAGVVGWVDLTDDGVGDALAALRAGPGGDLLVGVRHLVQGEADPRWLARPDVRRGLRAVAGAGLVYDLLVLVHQLPAAIEVVRALPGATFVLDHLAKPPIAAGGREPWESRIRELAAEPNVACKLSGMVTEADHAGWTAADLRPYADVVLDAFGPSRVMFGSDWPVCLLAGSYREVVAAAEELTAGLTAAERDEVFGGTAARVYRLPGQRR